From one Erythrobacter sp. HKB08 genomic stretch:
- a CDS encoding CCA tRNA nucleotidyltransferase has product MSKTLPPAPWTRRDDLARLVAALGIENVRWVGGAVRDTLLDIEVKDIDAATPLLPDEVMARCKEADIRTVPTGIDHGTITAILPTGPVEVTTLRKDVSTDGRRATVAFASEWRDDAARRDFTINALYAHPDTLEIEDYFGGIDDLAARRVRFIGDAHQRIREDHLRILRYFRFQARFGAELDETAEAACAELAETLKGLSRERVAMELLSLLSLPDPSETVARMHRLGVLPVVLPECCKKGVEALKASIETERRESEAPDPIRRLAALLPALRPVAETVAARLRLSRQQRERLTCAAERNEGDVADPRALAYTESRECAIDRLLLQGASTTPLRGWDIPQLPMKGGEIVQRGIATGPEVARTLRAVEARWIAEGFPDRQRVEAILQEFLQKRS; this is encoded by the coding sequence ATGAGCAAGACCCTGCCTCCTGCCCCGTGGACCCGGCGCGACGACCTTGCGCGCCTCGTCGCTGCGCTGGGGATCGAGAACGTCCGCTGGGTCGGCGGGGCCGTGCGCGACACTTTGCTCGATATCGAGGTGAAGGATATCGACGCGGCGACGCCGTTGCTGCCCGACGAGGTCATGGCGCGCTGCAAGGAGGCGGACATCCGCACCGTCCCGACCGGCATCGACCACGGCACGATCACTGCAATCCTGCCCACCGGCCCGGTCGAAGTCACGACGCTGCGCAAAGATGTTTCGACCGATGGCCGCCGCGCGACGGTCGCTTTCGCGAGCGAATGGCGCGACGACGCCGCGCGGCGCGATTTCACCATCAATGCTCTCTACGCCCATCCCGACACACTGGAGATCGAGGACTACTTCGGCGGGATCGACGATCTTGCAGCACGGCGCGTGCGCTTCATCGGTGATGCCCACCAGCGCATTCGCGAAGATCACCTACGCATCCTGCGCTACTTCCGCTTCCAGGCCCGCTTCGGCGCGGAGCTCGACGAAACGGCGGAAGCGGCCTGCGCCGAACTGGCCGAAACGCTCAAGGGTTTGAGCCGTGAGCGCGTGGCTATGGAACTGCTGTCGCTGCTCTCCCTGCCCGACCCGAGCGAGACCGTGGCCCGGATGCACCGGCTCGGCGTGCTCCCGGTCGTCCTGCCGGAGTGTTGCAAAAAGGGTGTGGAGGCGCTCAAGGCGTCGATCGAGACGGAGCGGCGCGAAAGCGAAGCGCCCGATCCGATCCGCCGCCTCGCCGCCCTGCTGCCTGCCCTTCGCCCGGTGGCCGAGACCGTTGCCGCACGCCTGCGCCTCTCACGCCAGCAGCGCGAGCGCCTGACCTGCGCTGCCGAGCGGAACGAGGGTGATGTCGCCGATCCCCGCGCCCTCGCCTACACCGAGAGCCGCGAATGCGCGATCGACCGGCTCCTGCTCCAGGGAGCTTCGACGACTCCGCTGCGAGGGTGGGATATCCCGCAGCTGCCGATGAAGGGCGGCGAAATCGTCCAGCGCGGAATCGCAACCGGTCCCGAGGTCGCGAGGACGCTGCGCGCGGTCGAAGCCAGGTGGATCGCGGAAGGTTTTCCCGATCGCCAGCGGGTCGAGGCTATCTTGCAGGAATTCCTGCAGAAACGCAGCTGA
- a CDS encoding CoA pyrophosphatase, which yields MSDLFNRLTRLFDEGHREDIPDLMSDARFADLDRTAEAAVLIAITERERPGVILTKRPDYLRDHPGQVAFPGGKQDPGEDAVEAALREAEEELALHRTHVRLIGTTDRYQTGTGFDITPVLGVVPPDLPLVPNPREVEAWFEAPLDLLMHPDNWTENEVFWKGDMRRYLEMHYEGFRIWGVTAAIISNLSRRLAWLD from the coding sequence ATGAGCGATCTCTTCAACCGACTGACCCGCCTGTTCGACGAGGGGCACCGGGAAGACATCCCCGACCTGATGAGCGATGCGCGTTTTGCCGACCTCGACCGGACGGCAGAGGCTGCTGTCCTCATCGCGATTACCGAGCGCGAGCGGCCCGGCGTTATCCTGACCAAGCGTCCCGACTACCTGCGCGACCACCCCGGGCAGGTCGCCTTCCCCGGCGGCAAGCAGGATCCGGGCGAGGACGCCGTCGAAGCCGCCCTGCGCGAGGCGGAGGAAGAACTTGCGCTTCACCGCACCCACGTGCGGCTGATCGGCACGACCGATCGCTACCAGACAGGCACCGGCTTCGACATTACGCCGGTGTTGGGCGTCGTGCCGCCCGACCTTCCCCTTGTCCCGAACCCGCGCGAGGTCGAGGCATGGTTCGAAGCGCCGCTCGACCTCCTGATGCACCCCGACAACTGGACCGAGAACGAGGTCTTCTGGAAGGGCGACATGCGCCGCTACCTCGAAATGCATTACGAGGGCTTTCGCATCTGGGGCGTTACGGCCGCGATTATCTCCAACCTCTCGCGCCGACTGGCTTGGCTCGACTGA
- a CDS encoding DUF1285 domain-containing protein produces MPYEPPPELASLTLAEVAEQVAARKLPPVEQWSPESTGDSLMRIAADGTWYHDGSPISRKAMVRAFSGLLKRDEDGQHWLVTPFEKQSIEVEDAAFIAVDVVERDGGLAFRLNTDELVVADADHPLRAAGSEETPAIYLGVRRGCEARLNRSTYAQLAEIALQQGEDWTVSSQGAEFSLLPA; encoded by the coding sequence ATGCCGTACGAACCACCACCCGAACTGGCCTCCCTCACGCTCGCCGAAGTGGCCGAGCAGGTTGCCGCGCGCAAACTCCCGCCGGTCGAGCAATGGTCGCCCGAAAGCACGGGCGACAGCCTGATGCGCATCGCGGCGGACGGCACGTGGTATCACGATGGCAGCCCGATTTCGCGCAAGGCGATGGTCCGCGCTTTCTCCGGCCTGCTCAAGCGCGACGAGGACGGGCAACACTGGCTGGTAACGCCGTTCGAGAAGCAGTCGATCGAAGTCGAGGATGCGGCCTTCATCGCTGTCGACGTGGTCGAGCGGGACGGCGGCCTCGCTTTCCGCCTCAATACCGACGAGTTGGTTGTCGCCGATGCGGACCATCCGCTTCGGGCAGCAGGCAGCGAGGAAACGCCCGCGATCTATCTCGGCGTACGGCGCGGTTGCGAAGCCCGGCTCAATCGCTCGACCTACGCCCAGCTGGCCGAGATCGCCTTGCAGCAGGGCGAGGACTGGACCGTCAGCAGCCAGGGCGCGGAATTCTCCCTCCTCCCGGCATGA